The following nucleotide sequence is from Pedobacter sp. PACM 27299.
TACTTCTATGAAAACCGGATATTTGTTGCGCCATTAAGGTATGGTGCGGGAATGAAAGGCAAAATAGGCCAAAGTATGGAATATGGCTTGCCTGTGGTTTCTACCAGTATTGGCGTAGAAGGCATGGACCTGATAGATGGCCATAATGTATTGGTTGCCGAAAGCACCAATGATTTTGCCAACCGTATTTTACAATTGTATCAAAATCCGGAACTTTGGTCCTCGATCAAGAACAACTCTATTAAAGCAATAGAAGACTATAGCCCGGCAGAAGTGACTAAAAAGTTGGATAAATTGTTTAAAACGTTGTAATTTTCACGGAATTAGAACGCCTAACATCAACCTGAACCTATAAATGAATCCAAAAATCTCCATAATTACTGTCAATTACAACGATAAAGCTGGACTTCAAAAAACCATAAAAAGCGTTGCCGAGCAATCTTTCAAAGATTTTGAGTTCTTCGTGATGGATGGCGGCAGTACAGATGGCAGCAAAGAGTTACTGGAAGAAAATCCGGCTTTATTTACCCGATGGTTATCGGAACCAGACCGCGGCATTTACCATGCGATGAATAAAGGCATCAAAATGGCGAAAGGCGAATACCTGTTGTTTTTAAACAGCGGCGACAGTTTATACCATTCGGAAGTACTGGCACAGGTAGACCAGGAAATTACCGGGGAACATGGTATCTATTATGGCGATATTATTTATGATGAAATCAGCAAACAGACCGTCAGGACTTTTCCCGATCGATTAACATTCGGCTTCTTTTACGAGCATAACCTCTCTCATCAGGCCAGCTTTATCAAAAGAACACTTTTTGGTGAATTTTTCTATTACAATGAATCCTTTAAAATTGTGTCCGACTGGGAGTTTTTTATCTATGCGATTTGCAAAAAAGATGTTCCATATCAACATATCAACAGTATACTCACTAATTACGATGCTACCGGCCTCTCTTCCAATGTAGACAACCATGTCATGATGAGGAAAGAAAGAGAAGTGACACTGGAAAAATATTTTGCTGCATTTAAAGATGATTATATTTTCTTTCCAGAGCTGCAGCAAAAAAGAATGAAGCAGTTTTTAATTCTGAAACAAAACAAAGTAGCCTGGAGAGTCTTAAAAATGGTCATGAGTGCCATACAGTTCTTCCTGCCCAAAAAGAAAGGATAATCATCAAACCTGATTTTATGAATAATAAAAAATGTGTAGTCGTAATCCCAGCCTACCGAAAATTACAGCCAATTGAGCTTCGTTTTCTGGAAAACGGTCTGCTCAGAACAGCAGGATTTGAACAGGTAATTGTGGCCCCTGATGACCTGATCATTGATCATTCCTTTGGCAAACTCTGCGAGTTACGTGTAGAGCGCTTTCCAAATCATTTCTTTAAAGATATAGCGGGTTATAACCGGCTGATGATTTCTATTGATTTCTACAGTCGCTTTACCGATTTTAAATACTTGCTGACGCTGCAATCAGATGTTTACCTGTTTAAAAATGAATTGGACTACTGGTGTGATCAGGCTTATGATTATATCGGGGCACCATGGTACAAAGCTGCTGTTTTGAAAAAACGTTCACTGCGTGCCTGGGTATTCCGTAACATCCGGCAGCCACTGCTGACCAGGAAAAGAGAAGGTGGCTGGCTGGCCAATAAGGTAGGAAATGGCGGATTGTCTTTGCGGAACATTTCATCGGCTATACACACCTTAAAATTATGTGATGCTGAG
It contains:
- a CDS encoding glycosyltransferase family 2 protein — encoded protein: MNPKISIITVNYNDKAGLQKTIKSVAEQSFKDFEFFVMDGGSTDGSKELLEENPALFTRWLSEPDRGIYHAMNKGIKMAKGEYLLFLNSGDSLYHSEVLAQVDQEITGEHGIYYGDIIYDEISKQTVRTFPDRLTFGFFYEHNLSHQASFIKRTLFGEFFYYNESFKIVSDWEFFIYAICKKDVPYQHINSILTNYDATGLSSNVDNHVMMRKEREVTLEKYFAAFKDDYIFFPELQQKRMKQFLILKQNKVAWRVLKMVMSAIQFFLPKKKG
- a CDS encoding DUF5672 family protein, whose product is MNNKKCVVVIPAYRKLQPIELRFLENGLLRTAGFEQVIVAPDDLIIDHSFGKLCELRVERFPNHFFKDIAGYNRLMISIDFYSRFTDFKYLLTLQSDVYLFKNELDYWCDQAYDYIGAPWYKAAVLKKRSLRAWVFRNIRQPLLTRKREGGWLANKVGNGGLSLRNISSAIHTLKLCDAELFKTYWNPSSHHYNEDIFWSIEAPKINREFRIPIWNQALKFAVEFEPQNAIKKLEGELPFGCHSPILMDPDFWKKYIPEMN